In the genome of Pontibacter actiniarum, the window AAGCCGCACCCGCTCCTTCACTATAAAAATACCCAGTATGGCCGTAAAGATAGGGGACAGGTACTGCAGTGTGGCGGCCGTAGCCAGCGGTATGTTCTGCAGCACGTTAAAGAACAGGATCAGGGCCACCGCCCCGAAGCCCCCCCGGGCAAAGAGCCATTTGCGGTTGTTGCCCCACACGCTCACCCCCGCCCTGCGCAGAAACGCCAGGCTGATCACCAGTGAGATCAGCGACCTGAAGACAATTATCTCCTCCGCCGGAATATGCGGCACCCACTTCACGCACACCTGCATCAACGAAAAGAAGAACGTGGACAGCAGCATGTATATAACTCCCTTGGATAGCTTCATTCTTAAACAGTTTTCACTACAAAGGTCTGGGTTTTGATTGGGCTTTGCTAATTGCCTGGATCAGGATTTGCAGCATGAAAGCACGCACGGGCCGTAACTTAACCGCCCCGCACTAGCCCTCCCAGCGCCTAACTTCTTAACTTTATACCGCCATGCCTCCGGCAGAACTATGCGCAGCTGCGGCATGTTTAACGAATGACACTAACGCTATACTTTTGGAGCGACAGAAGAAACAGAAAACCTACACCCCTAAAGAGGCCTTGATAAAGGCGGCCGCCTACTGCGCCTACCAGGACCGCACCCAACAGGAGGTGCGCGACAAACTGTACTCTTACGGACTGGAACCTGACGACGTGGAGGAGTTGATCGTGCGCCTGAGCCAGGAAAAGCTGATTGATGAGGAGCGCTATGCCCAGAGCTACGTCCGCGGCAAGTATGGCCTGAAGAAGTGGGGCCGCCGTAAGATTATGCAGGGCCTTAAAGGCAAAGGCATCTCCGACTACTGCGTAAAGCAGGGCCTGAAGGAGATTGACCCCGAAGTGTACGAGCAGAACCTGCTACAGCTGCTGGAGAAGAAAAACGCCTCCGAAAAAGAAAAGAACCCCTTCACCCGCCGCCAAAAGCTAACTTACTTCCTGATGAGCAAAGGCTATGAGAATGACCTGATCCAGGATGCACTGAAGGGCCTGGAGAATAATTAGAAATTTCGTATATTGAGTAAGCATTGTGCACTAAGCTTTAAAAGACATTCCAGACATAGTGCAGATAGTGGGAGTAGGCACTCCTGCTAGCTGGTAGTTAGGCCATATTAGTAACTAAAATGATAAACAAGTTAGAAGACTCAACAATCAGAAATATTGCTAATGTTGGTTCCGATGTCCTATCTCATAAACAACTCATCGAACTTCTTGAAAGCTCTGGCATTGAAGTAAATCTACAAGTAAGTTCTAAAGCTGATCGTATTTACCATTCTTTAAAGTATCGGCAAAATAGGGATGGTTGTGGGAACAACGTAATCAACTTTGTACAAAAAGTTATATCACCAAGAAGGTTTGATGATGAATTAGAATTCGAAAAGGCAAGAGCAAAATTTAACGAAAAACTTTTGTTTGAAGGCTATGAAATAAATTCTTCTGGAGCAGTAAGCCGTGTAACAAAAGCATCTACAATTTCAGAAGCAAAAGAAAGGTCTCAAAAAATAAAACAAAAGATAAAAGGATATAACACGCATACTGAAATTGTCAGGTTCTGCGAAGAAGAGTGGTTAAGAGAAAATTACTTTCATGCTATCTTGGAGATTACTAAATGTATAGCTGACAAATTACGGAATATGAGTGGCTATACTTCTGACGGAAGTGAATTAGTAGACGAATGTTTTGGTCTTGGAAAGGACAAGAAACCAATGTTAGCTTTCAATATGCTTTTAACTCCCAGTGAAGAAAGTGAACATAAGGGATTTGCCAATTTCCTTAAAGGATTTTTTAGTATGTATAGAAATCCTAAAGCACATAATCCTAAAATCTTTGAAGACACACAAATAGATGAAATGGCTGAATCATTGATAGTAGCATCAATAATATATCGACGATTAGATAAAACTTTCAAAACTGGACTAAAATAAAGAATAACGAGGCCTAACCCAGCCTATAAGTTATGCTTCGGCTGCGCCTCGCACACCTTCTCAGGCAAGCCCGTTAGTGGTAATACATATAATATGAGTCTCAGAAACTTCATTTTGATCTTAGTCCTTTTTCTAAGCGTTAGCATCACCTACGGGCAGAAAAAGTTCAAGGTGGCAGTGAAAGAAACTGGTGGTTGGCAAGAATTATTTTTTTTGGTAGATGAAAAAGGGAAGCTCATACGCAAGCTTGACCCAGACAAGTACTTTATGTGCTTCAATCCTGATGAATATGTTTATTTTGCAATTTTTGGACTGAGAGCAGGGGTTGACGATGGCCCAGGCTGGACAGCAATCAACGCAGATGAAAAAGTGCTATTTAACGTCTTTAATGCAAGTTATGGGGAGCCATCCCCAGACTATCTTGTTGAAAACAAAATCAGAATAGTAGACAATAGACATCTAATCGGCTATGCTGACCATAAAGGACAGATAGTTATTAAACCCCAGTTTGAGTTCGCAACCACTTTTCATAAGGGAAAAGCAATAGTTGGAGAGAATTGCAAAAGGGAGCCGCTGGACACACATGCTGATGAAACGGACTGCAATCATTCCTCCATCATTTGTGAAAGGTACGGATACATCAACGAGAAAGGCACAATAATAAAAATTGGAGCATATTCATTCAACCAAATCATGAATGAAATCCACTGGGAAATACCTAATGAATAGAAGTACTTCTGCCAACATTGTGCAAATACCATGCTTCAGCCGACAGCCTCGCTCGCTGTTTGCACGAGTCCGTTGGTCTAAAGCAAAAGCAAAGAATTAAATGAATAATAAACAAAACAGATATTTAGTACTTTTTAGTTTGACTGTAGGAATAGCTTTGTTTTCCTCAGCTACATTGGAAATCTGTAGAACCTTCTTAAGACCTACTTATGGAAAAGGCACAGGTTTTATACCTGAACTACTTGGTGTAGTGCCTAATTTCTTAGCGGGTTTTGGCTCTTGGTGCATATTATGGCGTGTTAGCTGAATTAGAACGCACTAATACGCAGCAATTACTATCCATTTAGAACAAGAATAAACAGTTTGCTATAGCCTTTTTGTTCGTCACCGCATTGAATACAGTAGGGCTAATTCTGTGGGAGTACTCGCAATTGAATGGTAACCTTACGTTTGACCAGAAGGACATAACTGCGACCATTATAGGTAGTGTAGCCTGTGTTTACTGCTTTACTAAAGTCTCAACAGCTAAAGCTTAAAAACAACGACAGCCCAACAAGGTATAGCAGAAAGCCTTGCTGACGCCGCGCCCTTCTGCTATACAAATAACGTTACAGCCAACGTCACGACCACCCGCCCATCTTATGAACCAGAAAGCTCTTTGCCGATAATTTTCTTTCTGTGTTCTACTCCCCATTCTGTCAGATTCTTAATGATGGTCTGTAGCGTCAGACCGTGTTCGGTAAGCTCATACTGAACCGCTACAGGTTGCGTGTCTAAAACTGTTCGCTTAACCAATTGGTTAATTTCCAGCTCCTTCAGTTCCTTGCTCAGCATTTTGTTGGAAATGCCCACCACATCATTCAGAATATCGGTAAATCTTCTTTTGTTGTAATAGCAGATAGATGAAATTATAGCGATTTTCCATTTCCCACTCAGCACGTCCATTGAATCCTGAACAGCCATCATTTCTTTCTTGTGCTCTTTTTGATACTCTTTTGCCTGGCACTCCATAAGGTTACTTTGTTACTTCGAGGTTACTGTTACTTTTAGATACCAAGTTACGGAAATAAATTAATGCAGTCTAACTTTGCAGCTCAATCAAACGGATCAATTCAAAATGAGCAAGTTAAAAAACAAAGTAGCAATAGTTACAGGAGCATCGAAAGGCATAGGTGCTTCTATTGCACAACACTTTGCGGCAGAAGGAGCAAAGGTTGTTGTGAATTATGCTTCGAGCAAAGAGGGAGCGGATAAAGTTGTGAAGGTTATAACCGATAACGGAGGTACGGCAATAGCGGTACAAGGTGATGTATCGAAAGAAGCTGATGTAAACAGGCTGTTTGAAGAAACAAAAAGTGCTTTCGGCACATTAGATGTTTTGGTGAACAATGCGGGCGTTTACCTATACGAACCGATTGAACAGGTATCGGCAGATACGTTTCATCAGCAGTTCAACATCAACGTCTTAGGCGCTATACTCGCCATCCAGGCATCGGTGAAACTGTTTGGCGATAAGGGGGGCAACATCATCAATATCAGTTCAGGTGCCAGCAACACGCCATTGCCGACCGGGTCGGTATATTCAGCCACAAAAGCTGCGTTAGATGCCGTTACCATTTCTCTGTCGAAAGAATTTGCCGGAAGGAACATCCGTATCAACTCCATTCTGCCGGGTGTTGTAGAAACCGAAGGTTCACATAGCGCGGGCTTTATCGGCAGTGAAGCCGAAACAAAATTAGTCTCCAGCACGCCTCTAGGTCGTACCGGGCAGCCAGAAGATATTGCGAAAGTGGCCGTGTTTCTTGCATCCGATGATTCAGCGTGGATTACGGGAGAGAAAATTTCCGTTTCAGGCGGCATTTACGGTTTGTAAAATTCAGAAAACAGACAAACCGTAAAGACAATGGAACAGAATAACCATAACGGAGCCTTACAGAAGCCACTTGGTTCAGGGTTTCATGCGGCTTCTACCTCAATAGAAGTCATCAAAGGAATAGACCTTACAGGAAAGACGGCCATCGTAACAGGTGGCAATACAGGCATTGGCTTAGAAACCACCAAAACACTTGCTGCTGCAGGGGCAACAGTAGTTGTTCCTGCAAGGGACGTTGATAAGGCGAAGAAAAACCTGCAGGGAGTTTCCAATGTGGAAATAGAAGAAATGGACTTAATTAGTCCCGATTCTATTGACAGGTTTTCCGAGAAGTTTCTGGCTTCGGGCAGACCGTTGCATCTGCTAATCAATAATGCGGGCATTATGTTTGTTCCGCTACGCAGAGACAGCCGGGGATTAGAGTCTCAGTTGGTTACCAATTATTTAGCGCTGTTTCAACTGACAGCACGCTTGTGGAGTGCACTTAAAAATGCCAATGGGGCAAGAGTAATTAACTTATCTTCACAGGGGCACCAGTTCGCACCGTTCAATTTTGAAGACCCGAACTTTGAAAACCGTGCGTACGAAACCTTGTCAGCTTATGGTCAGTCAAAAACTGCTGTCAACCTGTTTTCACTTGCGTTAGACGATCGTGCTAAAGCATTCGGGGTTAGAGCATACGCCGTACACCCTGGCAACATATGGGGAACTGAGTTAACCCGGGAAGCACCACTAGAAATTTTGCAGCAATTTGGCTTTTACGACGACAATGGAAAACCGGTTCAGGAAGTCGTCGCATCGCTGAAAACCATTCCGCAAGGTGCGGCTACAACGGTTTGGTCTGCTACAAGCCCATTACTCAACAACATTGGAGGGGTGTATTGCGAAGATGCAGATGTTGCTGCATTAGCTTTAGGGCCAGAAATGTCAGCAGGAGTAAGGCCCTACTCATTAGATGAAACCAGTGCCAAACGCTTGTGGAAATTAAGTGAAGAGTTGACAGGAATTACATTCAGTGTTGCTTAATTCTTTGCCGTAAACTGACGAAGCCTCTCACAGCAGGCAAAAGCACGACCTGTAGCAAGGTAGTGCCAAAACGGGGGCTGATGGAAGTACACCAACATTTGTGCTTCTATCAGCCTTTGCTCTAAAGCTGTGCTAACGGTTTCCGGATACCCCCTACCGCTTTGGTGGCAGCTCTGGGTTTTTAATGCGGCGCTGCGGCACCAGCACCACTTGCCTGCCGGTTACCTCTTCTAAAATCGGCTTCAGCACCTTTTCGGCGTTTACCTTCGTCTGGCGAAGTATGCCTGAGTTCAGCGCTGCTTTCTTTACGTTCTGCTCTGCGTATTTATAGCTCTCCTGCACCAAGTCGGCATCCTGAAAGTAGGTGTTCTCTTTGCTGAAGACCTTGGACTTGCTATGGTCGATCTTATAGTAGCAGATCTCCGGCTCCGGCAGTGCCACCTGCACCAGCGAGTCGCCCTGAAACTGGATATCAGCCTGCGTTATCTTCGTGAAGTCGACGCAGCCGACCGCCTCTCCCGCCACGATCAGCACTACTTTGGAGTTGGGCACCCACCGCGATACGCTTTTCTCATACTCCACCACATCCTTGAAGTTATAGCGCACCAGCTCCATTTTCCCCAAGTCCTCTACCGAGGTCAGCACAGTGTTAAAGTTCACCACCACCTCTGGCTCCTTCCTCTCTTCTTCTTTTGTAAAGAAGCCGCCGAAAGTGCGCCACAGAAAAACGCCGAGCAGCAGTAACAGGATCCAGGGGATAAGCTTAAGTATAAAACGGAATAGGGGCATCGCGGGTGCTTGTCTGATTTTAGTACAGATACGGTGTTGCAAATATTATGCTACAAAAACGGCTACACCTCTACCCCCAGCCGCTCTTTAAAGCCTGCGTTGCCCTGCAAGCCGCCCGTGTGCACTGCCACCACACGGCTGCCTCTCGGGAAGTAGCCCTTCCTGACCAGGTCGAAGAGGCCGTACATCATCTTGCCGGTGTAAACGGGCTCAAGCGGGATACCGTGCTCCTGCTTAAACTGCGCCATAAACGCCAGCAGCTCCGGCTTTACTTTAGCGTAGCCCCCAAAGTGGTACTCCGTGGCGAGCTGCCAGTTATGGTAGCGCTGGCCGCTGTAAGCCAGTACCAGTTCCTCTACCTCCTGCCGCAAAAACGCCCCTCCTTTCAGCGCCGGAAAACCCAGTGCCTCTTTCTCGCCGGTCAAACCTGCCACAATGCCCGCAAAGGTTCCGCCTGTACCCATCGCGCAGCAGATGTGGCTGAAATCAACATCGATGTCCGGAACAATTTCGGCGCAGCCCTTTACCGCCAGCAGGTTGGTGCCGCCTTCGGGCAAAACGTACACCTGCCCGAACTGCGCGCGCAGCTCTTGCAGAAAGCCGGGCTCGCTCTTAAGCCGGTACTGTTCGCGGCTGATGTAGTGCAGTTGCATGCCGCAGGACGTGGCAAGAGCCAGCGTAGGGTTAAGCGGCAAGTGCTCCTCGCCCCGGATAATGCCAATGCTCCGAAAGCCGTATGCCTTTCCTGCCGCTGCCGTAGCCGCAATGTGGTTAGAGTAGGCACCGCCGAAAGTAAGCAGCGTATGATGGTCTTGCTGCCTTGCCTCCTGCAGGTTATACTTCAGCTTGCGCCACTTGTTACCCGATATGTGCGGGTGCAGCAGGTCTTCCCGCTTCACCCACAGCGCTACCCCCTGCTCCTGCCACAGGGGGGCCTCCAGTTTCTGCAACGGTGCTTCTTCCATCATACTTCAAAAAGAAGCCCCAGCTACTGCTGAGGCTCTGTTTATACGTTACGTTGTTCTAATCTAGTTTAACTGCGACCAATCCTCATCTACTGAAAAGAATGGAGAGAGTCAGAACTCAATTTATACTTTCTCCACGATAGGCACCTCCGTTGGTTTCTTTTTCACGCCGTAGTAAACAGCGCCCGCTATAACCAGCAGCAGCAGGATGGAAGAAACAAGCGACACGGTATTGCCTACAGTATAGGCTTTGGGTGCGAATTTAAACTCGATGGTATGCTTGCCTGCCGGCACCTCCATGGCGCGCAGCACATAGTTGGCCCGGAAGTGGTCTACCGGCTCGCCATCCAGGTAAGCCTGCCAGCCGTCGGCGTAATAAATCTCGGAGAACACCACCAGCCCCTCTTTCGGCGCCTGGTACTCATACTTCAGGTAGTTCGGCTCATACTCCACCAGGTTGATTGTGGCACTGTCCGGGTTAAAGTTACGGCGCTCTACCGGGAACTTAGACACGTCTATCACCGCGGTTGAACCGGCGTCGAACATCGTTAAGGCTTCTATTTCCTCATCTGGCGACTGCACCGGCTTTACCTCCTCCACAAACCAGGCGTTACCCAGTGGCTCCGGCACACGCTGCACCGGCTGCTGCGGGTTGCCTGTAATGGCATACCTGGTGTTGAGCATGCGCAGCACCTCCAGGTTATTGCGTGAGATGTGGCGGTCGATCAGGTCCTGGTAGCGGCGCAGTTTGGCCCCGTGGTAGCCCCCCACCGACTTGTGGTAGTAAGAGGTACGGGCATCGTTAAACGGATTGGGCAGGTTAATAACCCGGTAGTTTCCTTTGTCCTGCAGGATGAGCTGATCGGCTTGTGTTGGCTGGAAATAGTTTGCCACCACCTGGCGCTGAAAGTCGCTGTTGTTCAGGTAGCGTTTGTCCACCGCCCACAGGTCCACGAGCATCAGCAAGCCCACACCGGCCACTGCCACTGTAGCAGATACTTTATTCTTCACGTAGAAGTACAGCAGCCCACCGGCCAGCACGATAAACACCAGCGAACGGAAGGCGTCGGAGCGCATCATGCTTTCGCGGTCGGCACGGATGGCATCGATCGGGAACTGCGCCTGGATCAGCTGCTGGTCTGCGGCAGACACAAAGCTGGCAGTACCTGCAAAGAGCCACACGAGCAGGCAGATACCGGCCGTAATCCCGCCCGAGATCAACAGTTTCTTATCCAGGTCTTTGATTTCGCGCCGTTCGTTGATCAGCTTCCAGAGGGCCAGCACCGCCAGAAAAGGCATCGTGATCTGGGCGATCACCAGTGCCGACGCAACCGCCCGGAACTTGTTGTACAGCGGGAAGTAATCGAACATGAAATAGTTGAAGGCTTCGAAGTTCTTGCCCCAGGCCAGCACGATCGAGAGGATGGTACCGGCCACCAGCCAGCTCGTCCAGCGGCGGTCTACGATAAACAGCCCCAGCACGAACAGGAAGCATACGATAGCCCCCACATACACTGGCCCGCTGGTCATCGGCTGCGCACCCCAGTACATCGGCAGGCCCTGCTGCACCAGCTGTTCCGCCTGTGCCGGTGGCGCCCCCATCTTCAGGAAAGCGTTGTATGTTTCAGAATCGGTATCTAAAGGTGCGCTGCTGCTGCCGCCGTAAAAGTCGGGGATGAGCAGCGTGATGGTTTCGCCGATGCCGTAGCTCCAGTTAAAGGCGTACTCCCGGTCCAGGCCGCTGCCTACTTTCTCGCCGCTGTTGGGCGCCGTTAGCTCCGATTTGCCCCGGATGCTGTACTTGCTGTACTCAGCCGTGGTGTAGAGCCTTCCGAAGTTAACCCCCACTGCCAGAATGGCGGCCACCAAAAGCACCAGGCCCCGCTTAAACAGCTCGGCAAAAGTACCGTGCTTCACCGCAAAGATGATCTCCACCACGGCAAACACCAGCACCAGCAGCAGCATGTAGTAGGTCATCTGCAGGTGGTTGAAGTGCAGGTTCATCGTCAGGCCAACGGCAAAAAGCGCGGCACCGATCCAGAGGTTCTTGCGCAGCGCGTAGATAAGGCCGGCGAGCACCATCGGGATATAGGCGATGGTAAGGGACTTGGTGTTGTGCCCAGCCTCCAGGATGATGAGGTTGTAGGAAGTGAAGGAGAAGGCCACCGCGCCCGCAATGGCCAGCCAGGAGCTCATGCCCATGGCCACCAGCAGAATGTAGGCGCAGATCAGCGTGATAAAGATGTTGCCTGCCAAAGCCGGCAGGTCGAACGTCAGGATTTTATGGATATAGCCGGACCAGTCGCCGGGAAAGTGCGTCTGGATCAGGTAAGCCGGCATGCCCCCGAACATGGAGTTGGTCCAGAGGGCCTCTTCGCCGGTTCGCTCCCGGTAGTCCTGTATCTCTTTGGCGCCACCCTTAAACTGCAGAATGTCGTGCTGGGCAAGGGCTTTGTCTTCGAACAGGACCGGCGAAAAGTACACCGCCGTCAGGAACAGGAAAATCACTACAGCGATGGCATGTGGCAGCACATCGCGCTTAAAGTTAAAAGAAGTTGTCATATCTCTCAAAAACCTCGAATAGAGGTTGAAAGATAGGAGTTTTATTTTACTTCTTCATAATCCACGTACTCGCCGCCGTTGAAACTTTTGCGTTCCGGCTGCTCTGGAACATAGTCGATTTTAACATCGCCGTTGGCGCGGCCGTTGCCCTGGCGGCTTTGCTGCTGTGCCTGCTGCTGCTGGTGCATGGTAGAGTAGAAGAAGGTCCCGTTGCGCATCTTTTTCTTCAGGAAAGCGCCTAACAGCCACCGTAGCAGCGTAGGGGCAACCATACGGATAAAGAAGATGATGAGCAAGGTGGTAAATATGAACTTGATCATGTTGATGCTTTCTCTTGTTTGATACGGTAAGTATACTGCAAAAACAGTACCGATACTTTGTTACAACTCCTTTGCCAGACTTTTGTTACCTGACGCTTTGGCGGTACGCCGCAAAGATAAGGAGTATAGTTTTTAAATGCAGGTTTGGGAGGCTTAGTTCCGGCCCGGCATAATGCGCTGTCTTTTTGCCAGCAGGTTTACACGCCGGCTGTACTTTATACTTGGCAACTTATACCTCTTATAGCGCAAGGGCCCGTTCTGGGGGAAGAGCCCTCTATAAGGGTTCAGGCCAGGGGCAGCTGGACCCGGTGCTGCGAAAAATCCTGCTCATCCCCTACTCCTTTGTATCCTGACTCAGGCAAAGCTACCACCCTCTGTACCAAGTAAAAGCCCTCCCCCGTTTCCAGGGAAGGGCTTTGTGTATTAGCTTTATACTTCTTACTTACTCAGGTACAGGTTCCTTTCGGAGTATACTTTTGTGAAGTAATCGTCCTGCAGGTCGTCAATAAAGTAAATGGCCTCGCCGGTAGACTTCATTTCTGGCCCAAGCTCCTTGTTTACCTCCGGGAACTTGTTGTAAGAGAACACCGGTACTTTGATGGCGTATCCGTGCTTATAAGGGTTAAAGGTAAAGTCCTTCACCTTCTTCGCTCCCAGCATGATCTTAGTCGCGTAGTTGATGTACGGCTCACGGTAGGCCTTGGCAATGAACGGGAACGTACGGGACGCTCTCGGGTTGGCCTCGATAATGTACACCACCTCGTTTTTGATCGCAAACTGGATGTTGATGACACCCACGGTGTTCAACGCTACGGCAATTTTCTTGGTGTGCTCCTCAATCTGGCGCATCACGTTCTCGCTCAGGTCAAACGGAGGCAGCACCGCGTAAGAGTCGCCGGAGTGGATACCGGCCGGCTCGATGTGCTCCATGATACCGCAGATGTACACATCCTCTCCGTCGCAAATGGCGTCGGCCTCTGCCTCAATGGCATTGTCGAGGAAGTGGTCGAGCAGCACTTTGTTGCCCGGGTGGTCTTTCAGCAGGTCGATGACGTGGGCCTCCAGCTCTTTCTCGTTGATCACGATTTTCATGTTCTGGCCACCCAGCACGTAGCTAGGGCGCACCAGCAGCGGGAACTTCAGCTCCTTGCTCAGCTCCAGCGCCTCCTCCGCCGTCTCGATCACGGCAAACGGCGGGTAAGGGATAGCCAAATCGCGCAGCAGCGAGGAGAAGGAACCGCGGTCTTCCGCCAGGTCCAGGGCCTGGTAGCTGGTGCCAAGCACCTTAATGCCGAAGCGGTCCAGCTTCTCGGCCAGCTTCAGGGCTGTCTGCCCGCCCAGCTGCACAATCACACCCTCTGGCTTCTCATGCAGGATAATGTCGTAAATATGCTCCCAGAACACCGGCTCAAAGTACAGCTTGTCCGAAATATCGAAGTCGGTACTTACCGTTTCCGGGTTACAGTTGATCATGATGGTTTCGTAACCGCACTCTCTGGCAGCCAGCACGCCGTGCACACAGCTGTAGTCGAACTCAATGCCCTGCCCGATGCGGTTTGGCCCTGAGCCCAGCACAACAACCTTTTTCTTATCAGATACGATGCTTTCGTTTTCGCCCTCGAACGTGCTGTAGTAGTACGGTGTGTTGGCCTCAAACTCGGCCGCGCAGGTATCCACCATCTTAAACACGCGCTTAATGCCAAGCTCGGTACGCACACTGTGCACTTCGCTTTCTTTGCAGCGCAGCAGGTGGGCAATCTGGCGGTCGGCGTAACCTTTTACCTTGGCCTCGCGCAGCAGCTCGGCAGGAATGGTGCCCAGGCTATACTTCTCAATTTCCTTCTCCATCATATCCAGCTCCTCGATCTGAGCCAGGAACCATGGGTCAATCTTGGTCAGCTTCTGGATGGTGCTGGTTGGGATGCCGATGCGCATCGCATCCTTTATGTTGAACAGGCGGTTCCAGCTCGGGTTAGAGAGGCCGTGGATCAGCTCGTCGTAGTTTGTCTTCTCCTTGCCATCCGCGCCGATGCCGTTGCGTTTGATCTCCAGGCTTTGGCAGGCTTTCTGCAGCGCCTCCTGAAAGGTGCGGCCGATGCCCATTACCTCGCCCACCGACTTCATCTGCAGGCCAAGGGTGCGGTTCACACCCGGGAACTTGTCGAAGTTCCAGCGCGGTATCTTCACGATCACGTAGTCCAGGGCCGGCTCAAAGAAAGCCGAAGTGGTTTTGGTGATGGCGTTCTTCAGCTCATCCAGGTTATAGCCAATGGCCAGCTTCGCCGCGATTTTGGCAATCGGGTAACCGGTGGCCTTAGAGGCCAGCGCAGACGAACGGGATACGCGCGGGTTAATCTCAATGGCGATGATGGTGTCATCCTCCGGGTTCACGGAGAACTGCACATTACAGCCACCGGCAAACTGTCCGATGCCGTTCATCATTTTGATGGCCAGGTCGCGCATTTGCTGGTACACCGTGTCTGGCAGCGTCATGGCCGGGGCAACGGTAATGGAGTCGCCGGTGTGCACGCCCATCGGGTCGAAGTTCTCGATGGAGCAGATGATGATGATGTTGCCCATGTTATCGCGCAGCAGCTCCAGCTCATACTCCTTCCAACCCAAAATGCTTTGCTCGATAAGTACTTCGTGCGTTGGAGAAGCGTGCAGGCCGCGCGTAAGGGCGGTATCGAACTCCTCCGGAGTGTGCACAAAGCCACCGCCGTAGCCGCCCAGCGTAAACGACGGGCGAATTACGAGCGGAAATCCAATCTCCTGCGCTATCTCCTTGCCTTCCAGGAAAGACGTGGCTGTTTCGCCTTTGCAGACGTTCACGCCCAGCTCCAGCATCTTCAGACGGAACTCCTCACGGTCCTCGGTAGTCTCAATGGCTTTGATATCCACCCCGATGATGCGTACGCCGTATTTCTGCCAAATACCGGCTTTCTCGCAGTCGATGGCGAGGTTCAGCGCTGTCTGGCCGCCCATGGTAGGGAGCACGGCATCTATCTTATGTTTCTCAAGAATCTCAATGATGTACTTCTTCTCCAGGGGCTTGAGGTACACGTTATCCGCCGTAACCGGATCGGTCATGATGGTGGCGGGGTTTGAGTTGATGAGCGTTACTTCTATACCCTCTTCGCGTAGCGAACGGGCGGCCTGGGAGCCAGAGTAATCGAATTCGCAGGCCTGGCCGATAATAATAGGACCAGAACCAATAATAAGAACGGATTTAATCGAGGTGTCTTTAGGCATTGGGTTGGTATGTATAAATTGCCCAAAGTTAGCGCAAAATGTTTGGGGGTACAAGAAAAAAACGCCCGCCCCGGTTTATTTAAACTTTACTCCAGATCAAGCCTAAAGCTTAATCCTGTGTTTTAAGGTGCCGGCGGCCGTTAATCTTTCTCCCCCGCACAAAAAGATCATTTTCAGCCACTTCAAAAAACAAGCCTCTTGCAGGCCGGGAACGCAGCGCAAACGCGTGTTCTTTTCTGTTTGCCCGCTTACATTTAGCGCTGGTTAGCGGTTTCCCTCTCCGCCTGCT includes:
- a CDS encoding YfhO family protein gives rise to the protein MTTSFNFKRDVLPHAIAVVIFLFLTAVYFSPVLFEDKALAQHDILQFKGGAKEIQDYRERTGEEALWTNSMFGGMPAYLIQTHFPGDWSGYIHKILTFDLPALAGNIFITLICAYILLVAMGMSSWLAIAGAVAFSFTSYNLIILEAGHNTKSLTIAYIPMVLAGLIYALRKNLWIGAALFAVGLTMNLHFNHLQMTYYMLLLVLVFAVVEIIFAVKHGTFAELFKRGLVLLVAAILAVGVNFGRLYTTAEYSKYSIRGKSELTAPNSGEKVGSGLDREYAFNWSYGIGETITLLIPDFYGGSSSAPLDTDSETYNAFLKMGAPPAQAEQLVQQGLPMYWGAQPMTSGPVYVGAIVCFLFVLGLFIVDRRWTSWLVAGTILSIVLAWGKNFEAFNYFMFDYFPLYNKFRAVASALVIAQITMPFLAVLALWKLINERREIKDLDKKLLISGGITAGICLLVWLFAGTASFVSAADQQLIQAQFPIDAIRADRESMMRSDAFRSLVFIVLAGGLLYFYVKNKVSATVAVAGVGLLMLVDLWAVDKRYLNNSDFQRQVVANYFQPTQADQLILQDKGNYRVINLPNPFNDARTSYYHKSVGGYHGAKLRRYQDLIDRHISRNNLEVLRMLNTRYAITGNPQQPVQRVPEPLGNAWFVEEVKPVQSPDEEIEALTMFDAGSTAVIDVSKFPVERRNFNPDSATINLVEYEPNYLKYEYQAPKEGLVVFSEIYYADGWQAYLDGEPVDHFRANYVLRAMEVPAGKHTIEFKFAPKAYTVGNTVSLVSSILLLLVIAGAVYYGVKKKPTEVPIVEKV
- a CDS encoding DUF4834 family protein, whose translation is MIKFIFTTLLIIFFIRMVAPTLLRWLLGAFLKKKMRNGTFFYSTMHQQQQAQQQSRQGNGRANGDVKIDYVPEQPERKSFNGGEYVDYEEVK
- the carB gene encoding carbamoyl-phosphate synthase large subunit; its protein translation is MPKDTSIKSVLIIGSGPIIIGQACEFDYSGSQAARSLREEGIEVTLINSNPATIMTDPVTADNVYLKPLEKKYIIEILEKHKIDAVLPTMGGQTALNLAIDCEKAGIWQKYGVRIIGVDIKAIETTEDREEFRLKMLELGVNVCKGETATSFLEGKEIAQEIGFPLVIRPSFTLGGYGGGFVHTPEEFDTALTRGLHASPTHEVLIEQSILGWKEYELELLRDNMGNIIIICSIENFDPMGVHTGDSITVAPAMTLPDTVYQQMRDLAIKMMNGIGQFAGGCNVQFSVNPEDDTIIAIEINPRVSRSSALASKATGYPIAKIAAKLAIGYNLDELKNAITKTTSAFFEPALDYVIVKIPRWNFDKFPGVNRTLGLQMKSVGEVMGIGRTFQEALQKACQSLEIKRNGIGADGKEKTNYDELIHGLSNPSWNRLFNIKDAMRIGIPTSTIQKLTKIDPWFLAQIEELDMMEKEIEKYSLGTIPAELLREAKVKGYADRQIAHLLRCKESEVHSVRTELGIKRVFKMVDTCAAEFEANTPYYYSTFEGENESIVSDKKKVVVLGSGPNRIGQGIEFDYSCVHGVLAARECGYETIMINCNPETVSTDFDISDKLYFEPVFWEHIYDIILHEKPEGVIVQLGGQTALKLAEKLDRFGIKVLGTSYQALDLAEDRGSFSSLLRDLAIPYPPFAVIETAEEALELSKELKFPLLVRPSYVLGGQNMKIVINEKELEAHVIDLLKDHPGNKVLLDHFLDNAIEAEADAICDGEDVYICGIMEHIEPAGIHSGDSYAVLPPFDLSENVMRQIEEHTKKIAVALNTVGVINIQFAIKNEVVYIIEANPRASRTFPFIAKAYREPYINYATKIMLGAKKVKDFTFNPYKHGYAIKVPVFSYNKFPEVNKELGPEMKSTGEAIYFIDDLQDDYFTKVYSERNLYLSK